The following are from one region of the Aequoribacter fuscus genome:
- a CDS encoding DUF819 family protein: MAVNNPVWVMAILFALSAIGFLSEKTRLGRSLTSTVVVILLAIVAANIGLIPHESIAYNFVFSYVVPVIIPLFLFKANLRQMATEASRLSGAFLLATVATVIGVLVAITLVDVSQLVVGNRSAQETEAAIAGLFASTYIGGSVNYAALGEVTGLLREASFFSAATAVDNLYSALYLSVLAILPAWRWLAQRFAPDSSEVIVDLAPDSKPTVTAQSLTYSLALALVIVACSDALVAWLDWSMYRYAIITLVTVTIATTFPALAAKLEGSFELGVALSMVFFASIAAGANVQAVITLAPILIVFTGVLLLTHGLSLLLLGRFFKLTLPELIVASNAAILGATTAPALAAAKGWQHLITPGVLVGVLGYALGTLVGTALYQWLL; encoded by the coding sequence ATGGCCGTAAATAACCCTGTGTGGGTCATGGCAATTTTATTTGCGTTAAGTGCCATCGGCTTTTTGAGTGAGAAGACTCGGCTAGGTCGAAGTCTAACCAGTACTGTGGTTGTTATTTTGCTGGCCATTGTTGCCGCTAACATCGGCCTGATCCCTCACGAGTCAATCGCTTATAATTTTGTGTTCTCTTACGTCGTGCCCGTTATTATTCCGCTATTTTTATTCAAGGCGAATTTGCGTCAAATGGCGACCGAGGCTTCGCGTTTATCGGGCGCTTTTTTATTGGCGACTGTCGCAACGGTGATCGGTGTCTTGGTCGCCATTACTCTTGTGGATGTCTCGCAACTCGTGGTCGGAAACCGCAGTGCGCAAGAAACTGAAGCGGCTATCGCCGGTCTGTTTGCCTCTACGTACATTGGCGGTTCAGTAAATTATGCTGCTTTGGGCGAGGTCACGGGCTTACTTCGCGAGGCGTCATTTTTTAGTGCCGCGACTGCAGTCGACAATTTGTACAGCGCCTTGTACTTGTCGGTTCTGGCCATTTTGCCGGCTTGGCGTTGGTTAGCGCAGCGATTTGCGCCTGATAGCAGCGAAGTCATTGTCGACTTAGCACCTGATAGCAAACCCACAGTCACAGCGCAGAGCCTGACGTATTCATTGGCTTTAGCCCTGGTTATCGTCGCATGCTCCGATGCCCTAGTAGCGTGGCTCGATTGGTCAATGTACCGCTACGCGATCATTACCCTCGTCACGGTAACGATTGCCACGACTTTTCCGGCGCTTGCGGCCAAATTGGAAGGGAGTTTTGAACTCGGCGTTGCTTTAAGTATGGTCTTTTTCGCGTCTATTGCCGCGGGTGCCAACGTACAAGCTGTCATTACGCTCGCTCCTATTTTGATTGTGTTTACGGGGGTGTTGCTGCTGACACATGGTTTGAGTCTGTTGCTGCTCGGGCGTTTCTTTAAGCTGACGTTGCCGGAGTTAATTGTTGCCTCTAATGCGGCGATCCTGGGCGCTACAACGGCGCCCGCTTTAGCAGCGGCCAAGGGTTGGCAGCATTTGATCACCCCCGGTGTTTTGGTGGGGGTGTTGGGATACGCGCTAGGTACCTTGGTGGGCACCGCCTTGTATCAATGGTTGTTATAA